The Allofrancisella frigidaquae genome has a segment encoding these proteins:
- a CDS encoding type VI secretion system protein IglI family protein: protein MIRKELNINILNLLSKASEAEEVAYIALPDEFEQAYICISEEDYLAAQDICINIINKGCIDAKIICYLVFCMWFNSQDVNEYSLILEELYQIYLFLTELINQKKIKPRYCKSATKWLYNMLCMHADFLKSKETFLPEDKASIIAAIKVFIDQTSKLELDEQEHFALLNKFMQKWQEIKTKQLNDDLNDIDISNNQNQQCNVQVKSTLTTDQLVDLTNSDVKNELQGSYEWNKLLNEIKQFDNFIINDNFLPAAILQKKIQSKIESFDPLVYFPNFFNSYLNSKLKGFEKIVETSTLQNHYLWSLLDNLYEVDRISFSKLDFEQYINIMMKENIASSYPEDEHDRLDNAEHRYNRGMSQHDDDFNNDDF from the coding sequence ATGATTAGAAAAGAATTAAATATAAATATTTTAAACTTATTATCAAAAGCCAGTGAGGCTGAAGAAGTAGCCTATATTGCTCTACCAGATGAGTTTGAACAGGCATATATTTGTATCAGTGAAGAAGACTATTTAGCTGCGCAAGATATATGTATAAATATCATAAATAAAGGCTGTATAGATGCAAAAATAATTTGTTATCTAGTTTTTTGTATGTGGTTTAATAGTCAAGATGTTAATGAATACAGTTTAATCTTAGAAGAGCTGTACCAAATTTATTTATTTTTAACAGAGCTCATCAACCAAAAAAAAATAAAACCAAGATATTGTAAGTCTGCTACAAAATGGCTATATAACATGTTGTGCATGCATGCAGATTTTCTAAAATCTAAAGAAACTTTTTTACCCGAAGATAAAGCGTCCATAATAGCCGCAATAAAAGTATTTATTGATCAGACTAGTAAATTAGAGTTAGATGAGCAAGAACATTTTGCCTTATTGAATAAGTTTATGCAAAAATGGCAGGAAATAAAAACAAAACAACTAAATGATGATCTTAATGATATAGACATCTCTAATAACCAAAATCAACAATGCAATGTTCAAGTCAAATCAACTTTAACTACTGATCAATTAGTAGATTTGACAAACTCGGACGTTAAAAATGAACTTCAAGGTAGCTACGAATGGAATAAGCTTTTAAATGAAATCAAACAATTTGATAATTTCATTATTAACGATAATTTTCTTCCTGCTGCTATATTACAGAAAAAAATACAGTCTAAAATAGAAAGTTTTGACCCTTTGGTATACTTCCCTAACTTTTTTAATTCTTATTTAAATTCCAAATTAAAAGGTTTTGAAAAAATTGTAGAAACATCTACTCTACAAAACCATTACCTTTGGAGTTTATTAGATAATTTATATGAGGTAGATAGAATAAGTTTCTCTAAATTAGACTTCGAACAGTATATAAATATTATGATGAAAGAAAATATCGCTAGTAGTTATCCAGAGGATGAACACGATAGGTTAGATAATGCTGAACACCGCTACAATCGTGGTATGAGCCAGCATGATGATGATTTTAATAATGATGATTTTTAA
- the tssK gene encoding type VI secretion system baseplate subunit TssK: MSLIHWQIGQYLSPEHFSCQQDGVLGLNTDISLKLLNYNDGLFDIALDMEQFIYNIVDLKSLILVLPEFKPVVLGHNARVEKYNLIKKSNNNHVSLHLNISKEKIIENVKVNGTNIKLEYLSIYFSESFDNEAKFSFKIMDLEFAEDTHKWEVKQGFFPRLIALPYMYSKEILTRMSVCINEINSFINIEVSKTNNFWRYAHLYLKLSEIDNWLKSSINIEGQPPILFKDIIKHIQGLSSIAFILKGQNPNLFIPNGLDIYNTLEALKELQFQIRKLNLIEHKICPLEYREGIYRSKILPANFFESNNKYIVIESSQNLDSLDLSLMKVFAPSEIRDIVINSINGVEVDSVEDNISQKIFPEAKKTLLIKPYGDRWNAILHDKLICIKSFQEKNNTFDRVYIAYD, translated from the coding sequence ATGTCATTAATACACTGGCAAATAGGTCAGTATTTATCACCTGAACACTTCTCTTGTCAACAAGATGGAGTTTTAGGTTTAAACACTGACATTTCTTTAAAACTTCTTAATTATAATGATGGGTTGTTTGATATAGCTTTAGATATGGAACAATTCATTTATAATATCGTTGATTTAAAAAGCCTTATCCTAGTACTTCCTGAGTTTAAGCCGGTAGTACTAGGACATAACGCTAGAGTAGAAAAATATAATCTAATAAAGAAAAGTAACAATAATCACGTATCACTACATTTAAACATTAGCAAAGAAAAAATTATTGAAAATGTAAAAGTTAATGGTACCAATATTAAATTAGAATATTTAAGCATCTATTTTTCAGAATCATTTGATAACGAGGCTAAATTTTCGTTTAAAATAATGGACCTAGAGTTTGCTGAAGATACACATAAGTGGGAAGTAAAACAAGGTTTTTTTCCTAGGCTTATAGCTTTACCATACATGTACAGTAAAGAGATATTAACCCGTATGAGTGTTTGTATTAATGAAATTAATTCTTTTATTAATATAGAGGTTTCCAAAACTAATAATTTTTGGCGCTATGCTCATTTATATCTAAAGCTTTCAGAGATAGATAATTGGCTTAAGTCTAGTATTAACATAGAAGGTCAACCCCCTATTTTATTTAAAGATATAATAAAACATATTCAAGGATTATCTTCGATAGCATTTATCCTTAAAGGGCAAAACCCTAATTTGTTTATTCCAAACGGTTTAGATATTTATAATACACTTGAAGCTCTTAAAGAATTACAATTTCAAATAAGGAAACTTAATCTAATAGAGCATAAAATTTGTCCTCTTGAATATAGAGAAGGTATATATAGAAGTAAAATTTTACCAGCTAACTTCTTTGAATCTAATAATAAATATATAGTCATTGAAAGTAGCCAAAATTTAGATTCCTTAGACCTCTCTCTAATGAAAGTTTTCGCGCCTTCTGAAATTAGAGATATTGTTATAAACTCTATAAACGGTGTTGAAGTAGATAGTGTTGAAGACAACATTTCACAAAAAATATTCCCTGAAGCAAAGAAAACTTTACTTATAAAGCCTTATGGAGATAGGTGGAATGCAATACTCCATGACAAGTTAATATGCATAAAAAGCTTTCAAGAAAAAAATAATACTTTTGATAGGGTATATATAGCGTATGATTAG
- the tssC gene encoding type VI secretion system contractile sheath large subunit produces the protein MSEIKEKLASCSDILQAANLEPKENFEIVNYGSIDTIEPTNYEGRMLSALAFLLSNSKDSINKVSAQDLMDKIDNVICSQVQEVLQDDTFRKLEESWRSIYELASSIDNNKTKLAILDVDKEELAEDFEMNAADILSSDLFQKTYVHEYDQYGGEPFGSIIGLYEFDKTQEDIEWLMTMGKIAEASHAPFIAAISPNFFGGEDYNSLSEIKDIDSMMAHPRFGRWNAFRKTKSAGYIGLTLPNFMLRAPYHPDTNPVGKGVISNFKESVDISKPYESCLWGNAAVLFAKNLYRSFTVTGWCQSICGPTSGGLVEGLPIYNYNSHDANAYVLPTNYLIPDHKEYGLAKAGFIPLVYEKKTANACFFSAQSLKLAEEFENDNDSENSQMVTKLPYTFSMSKIAHYVKCMTRDVIGSEADETVVKNSITSWLNQYVTTAPNPNSLTKSYYPFKKVDVGVERNRGMAGHYKCHIEVLPHIKFEGMEVTMKIDTRLDS, from the coding sequence ATGAGTGAAATAAAAGAGAAACTGGCATCTTGTAGTGATATTTTACAGGCGGCAAACTTGGAGCCTAAAGAAAATTTCGAAATAGTCAATTACGGAAGCATTGATACTATTGAACCAACAAATTATGAAGGCAGAATGCTATCGGCATTAGCTTTTTTGCTATCTAATTCAAAAGACTCTATAAATAAGGTATCTGCTCAAGATTTAATGGATAAAATAGATAATGTTATATGCTCCCAAGTCCAGGAAGTCTTACAAGATGATACTTTCAGAAAGTTGGAAGAAAGTTGGCGCAGTATTTATGAATTAGCAAGTTCTATAGATAATAATAAAACTAAATTAGCTATTCTAGATGTGGATAAAGAAGAATTAGCTGAAGATTTTGAAATGAACGCAGCTGATATATTAAGTAGTGATCTTTTCCAAAAAACATATGTTCACGAGTATGACCAATATGGTGGAGAGCCTTTTGGTTCTATAATAGGACTTTATGAATTTGATAAGACTCAAGAGGATATTGAATGGCTTATGACCATGGGTAAAATAGCTGAGGCTTCCCATGCTCCTTTTATAGCTGCAATCTCCCCTAATTTTTTTGGTGGTGAAGATTATAACTCTCTTTCTGAAATAAAAGATATAGATAGTATGATGGCTCATCCACGCTTTGGCAGATGGAACGCTTTTAGAAAGACTAAGTCAGCAGGTTACATTGGCCTGACACTGCCTAATTTTATGCTAAGAGCCCCATACCACCCGGATACAAACCCAGTGGGTAAAGGAGTCATCTCTAACTTTAAAGAAAGTGTAGATATTTCTAAACCTTATGAAAGTTGTCTATGGGGTAATGCAGCTGTTTTATTCGCTAAGAACTTATATAGATCATTTACAGTAACTGGGTGGTGCCAATCTATTTGTGGGCCTACTAGTGGTGGATTAGTAGAAGGTCTACCTATATATAATTATAACAGTCATGATGCTAATGCTTATGTTTTACCTACTAATTATTTGATTCCAGATCATAAAGAGTATGGTTTAGCTAAAGCAGGATTTATACCTTTGGTTTATGAGAAAAAGACTGCTAATGCTTGCTTTTTTAGTGCTCAATCACTTAAGTTGGCAGAGGAGTTTGAAAATGATAATGATTCAGAAAATAGCCAAATGGTAACCAAGTTACCTTATACATTCTCTATGTCAAAAATAGCACACTATGTTAAATGTATGACAAGGGATGTTATAGGGTCAGAAGCTGATGAAACCGTGGTTAAAAATAGTATAACGTCATGGTTAAATCAGTATGTAACCACAGCACCAAATCCTAATTCTTTAACTAAATCCTACTATCCATTTAAAAAAGTAGATGTAGGAGTAGAAAGGAATAGGGGGATGGCGGGTCACTACAAGTGTCATATTGAAGTTTTACCACATATCAAATTTGAAGGTATGGAAGTAACAATGAAAATAGATACGCGTTTAGATTCGTAA
- the tssB gene encoding type VI secretion system contractile sheath small subunit, with amino-acid sequence MSVNETIPKSRVNITYDMEVSGTKKAKELPLKQLVIGDFSQGSSKEKSLELANRKVYEIESNNLDSVMQEMGIQLDINVENHVEPASGVLNVKIPLKSMKSFNPNSIAQNIPELSKLLKVKELLKEYISLIDNNRKFRNLVNNLSASPESLESLIKQLKLDDNSGYRIESSPENKEV; translated from the coding sequence ATGTCAGTTAATGAAACTATACCTAAATCTCGTGTCAATATCACTTATGATATGGAAGTTAGTGGTACAAAGAAGGCTAAAGAATTGCCACTTAAGCAATTAGTTATTGGGGATTTTTCTCAAGGCTCTTCAAAAGAGAAATCTCTAGAACTAGCAAATCGTAAAGTATATGAAATAGAAAGTAATAATCTAGATTCTGTTATGCAAGAAATGGGTATACAACTTGATATTAATGTTGAAAACCATGTTGAACCTGCTAGTGGTGTACTAAATGTAAAGATCCCTCTAAAGTCTATGAAGTCTTTTAACCCAAACAGTATAGCTCAAAACATACCTGAACTTTCAAAATTACTGAAAGTAAAAGAACTTCTAAAAGAATATATTTCCCTAATTGATAACAACAGAAAATTTAGAAATCTAGTGAATAATTTATCAGCTAGCCCAGAATCCCTAGAAAGCTTAATAAAACAGTTAAAGCTAGACGATAATAGTGGCTATCGTATAGAAAGTTCTCCAGAAAACAAAGAGGTGTAA
- the rpsU gene encoding 30S ribosomal protein S21, with protein MPSIRVDERKPFDISLRNFKRACEKAGIKQELRDRQHYTKPTEKRKIAKRLAIKRAKIATRKAFSY; from the coding sequence ATGCCTAGTATTAGAGTAGATGAACGTAAGCCATTTGATATAAGTCTAAGAAACTTTAAACGTGCTTGTGAAAAAGCGGGTATAAAGCAAGAGCTACGAGACAGGCAACACTACACCAAACCAACAGAAAAAAGAAAAATAGCTAAGCGCTTAGCTATTAAAAGAGCTAAAATCGCTACTAGAAAAGCTTTTAGTTACTAA
- a CDS encoding cold-shock protein, translated as MNNKLQGTVKFFNEQKGFGFITPDNGSKDVFVHITKLNGSTLSEGQQVAFETQEGRKGPEAINIEVL; from the coding sequence ATGAACAATAAATTACAAGGTACAGTTAAATTTTTTAATGAACAAAAAGGTTTTGGATTTATAACTCCTGACAACGGAAGTAAAGACGTTTTTGTACATATTACTAAACTAAATGGCTCAACTCTTTCTGAGGGTCAACAAGTTGCTTTTGAAACACAAGAAGGTAGGAAGGGTCCTGAAGCTATAAATATTGAGGTGCTATAA
- a CDS encoding IQ calmodulin-binding motif-containing protein yields the protein MNILLATFKERKICVIEGYIFYLSSGKNSAKAGFTNTWVPIRGLEESGIGSFVKPYIPRRSSSNSEIIKLVMGDDFFGYYENKIGPEYEDFPDELLKEQFCRLGNIKTACISLKIGGGFWNYKGFSECSPSTAEIIRAYLQTSKYYDLNDSGYNFVDTGKVFKLHKEALDWLIVEQNAIFYGNKFRSSEEILESEKKQKKGFINTRRGNFYNQDDYNDECLTPTFPGLNEQWYKEQQTRTKAVTKIQSIYRGQATRSAMQMEKTRISKGGIAIEKSDDKFYSNKQKGGITIGRGEDVKFLPNKQKGGVTVGREHNAKFHPICVYCKGAGFIGQNTKCTCCNGSGYI from the coding sequence ATGAATATTTTATTGGCAACATTTAAGGAAAGGAAAATATGTGTTATAGAGGGGTATATTTTTTATTTGTCAAGTGGTAAAAATTCTGCTAAAGCTGGGTTTACTAATACTTGGGTTCCGATAAGAGGTTTAGAGGAATCAGGAATTGGTTCGTTTGTCAAACCATATATTCCCAGACGAAGTTCTTCTAATAGTGAAATAATTAAATTAGTGATGGGTGATGATTTTTTTGGTTACTATGAGAATAAAATAGGACCTGAGTATGAAGATTTTCCTGATGAGTTGCTAAAAGAACAGTTTTGTAGGCTAGGAAATATAAAAACAGCTTGTATTTCACTTAAAATTGGAGGAGGTTTTTGGAACTATAAGGGTTTCTCAGAGTGTTCCCCAAGTACAGCTGAGATTATAAGAGCATACTTACAGACCTCAAAATACTATGATTTGAATGATTCAGGCTATAATTTTGTTGATACTGGTAAGGTATTTAAATTACATAAAGAAGCTCTTGATTGGCTTATAGTTGAGCAGAATGCAATATTCTATGGTAATAAGTTTCGTTCGTCCGAAGAGATTTTAGAGAGTGAAAAAAAACAAAAGAAAGGATTTATAAATACGCGACGAGGTAACTTTTATAACCAGGATGATTATAACGATGAATGCCTAACTCCAACATTTCCGGGGCTAAATGAGCAGTGGTATAAAGAACAGCAAACACGGACAAAAGCAGTTACAAAAATTCAATCTATATATAGAGGGCAGGCTACTAGAAGCGCGATGCAAATGGAAAAAACGCGTATTTCTAAAGGGGGAATAGCTATAGAAAAATCTGACGATAAATTTTATTCAAATAAGCAAAAAGGAGGAATAACTATAGGTAGAGGAGAAGATGTTAAATTCCTTCCAAATAAGCAAAAAGGGGGAGTAACTGTAGGTAGAGAACATAATGCTAAATTTCATCCTATTTGTGTTTATTGTAAAGGAGCTGGTTTTATTGGACAAAATACTAAATGCACTTGCTGTAATGGGTCTGGCTATATATAG
- the mraY gene encoding phospho-N-acetylmuramoyl-pentapeptide-transferase: protein MLIYLLKWLSQYFSAFDVFSSYVSMRILMITITSLLITLLLGSPMIRWLQKMQIGQVVRDEGPKSHFSKKNTPTMGGVLILSSIVISSLLWGDLSSIYLWILIFVVLFFGAIGFFDDYLKLVLKHPKGLRAKHKFALQSVFSIILAIVLFVLLEKNGQMNLSIPFSKDLYIPMGIVLFTVLTFFIINGSSNAVNLTDGLDGLAILPVVLVAAGLGIYAYIETNYNLSSYLLFNYLGKQGLAEVAVFCAAICGSGLAFLWFNSHPAEVFMGDVGSLTLGAVLGVIAIMIRQELIFFIMGLLFVVEAISVILQVGSYKLRNGKRIFKMAPIHHHFELKGWPETKVVVRFWIISVVLFLIGLIAIKVR from the coding sequence ATGTTAATCTATCTTTTAAAATGGCTTAGTCAGTATTTCTCGGCTTTTGACGTATTTAGTAGTTATGTTTCTATGAGAATACTTATGATTACTATTACATCGTTACTTATAACTTTATTACTCGGCTCTCCCATGATACGTTGGCTTCAAAAAATGCAAATTGGCCAAGTAGTTCGTGATGAAGGTCCAAAAAGTCATTTTTCTAAAAAAAATACCCCTACAATGGGCGGTGTCTTAATCTTATCATCTATAGTTATATCGTCACTACTATGGGGTGATCTAAGTAGTATCTATCTTTGGATTTTAATTTTTGTAGTTTTATTTTTTGGAGCTATTGGTTTTTTCGATGATTATTTGAAACTTGTGCTTAAGCATCCAAAAGGACTGCGAGCAAAACATAAATTTGCTTTACAATCTGTTTTCTCTATTATCCTAGCGATTGTTTTATTTGTTCTATTAGAAAAAAACGGCCAAATGAATTTGTCTATACCGTTTTCTAAAGATTTATACATTCCTATGGGAATAGTGCTTTTTACCGTATTAACTTTTTTTATTATAAACGGTAGTAGTAATGCTGTTAACCTAACAGATGGTTTAGATGGGTTGGCAATTTTGCCAGTTGTGCTTGTTGCTGCTGGGTTAGGAATATACGCATATATTGAAACTAATTATAACTTATCAAGCTATTTGTTATTTAACTACCTTGGTAAACAAGGTTTGGCAGAAGTGGCTGTATTTTGCGCGGCTATTTGTGGTTCTGGTTTGGCCTTTTTATGGTTTAATTCTCATCCGGCGGAAGTGTTTATGGGGGATGTTGGTTCACTCACGCTAGGAGCTGTACTTGGTGTAATAGCTATTATGATCCGTCAAGAGTTAATATTCTTTATCATGGGATTATTATTTGTAGTAGAGGCTATTTCTGTAATCCTTCAAGTAGGATCATATAAGCTGAGAAATGGCAAAAGAATTTTTAAAATGGCTCCAATCCACCACCATTTTGAACTAAAAGGCTGGCCAGAAACAAAAGTAGTAGTGCGCTTTTGGATAATTTCAGTGGTATTATTTCTAATAGGCTTGATCGCTATTAAGGTTAGATAG
- the murD gene encoding UDP-N-acetylmuramoyl-L-alanine--D-glutamate ligase, producing MSDFYFNGYKINKILLVGFGTTGKAIYDFLQQFNNLKIDISHNDQEFLDYDLDTYDLIALSPGIPTNKYPYNQLKDYKAKLTNDIDIFYKQIQHTDVKTIAITGSNGKSTIVTLLNYVLNQLGHKSILTGNIGISPLSKLADEFDFCVIELSSFQIDLLQEASFAIGCVINISPDHLDRYKDLAEYTQSKLNLANFSKDFIIYDVEGKGLKYTGKYTLVDNSIYNGSSKLLDTTQTKLYGLHNLENIVVALNILEKLNVDTNKAIEIIKTFNGLDHRCKFVDKVNHVSYINDSKGTNVGATIAALKSITVSKNIILLLGGIAKGGDFTLMEEVLQKFVKFVVIYGRDKDYIKQQISNYCEYQLYDNMKDAFVLAHQKSQNGDIVLLSPACASFDEFSGYAERGKVFEKLVLQLKQ from the coding sequence GTGTCTGACTTTTATTTTAATGGATATAAAATCAATAAAATTTTACTAGTGGGGTTTGGTACTACTGGAAAAGCTATATATGATTTTTTGCAACAGTTTAATAATTTAAAGATAGATATTTCCCATAACGATCAAGAGTTTCTAGATTATGACTTGGACACTTATGATCTAATAGCATTAAGCCCTGGTATTCCAACGAATAAATATCCATATAACCAACTTAAAGACTATAAGGCTAAATTAACTAACGATATAGATATCTTCTATAAACAAATACAACATACAGATGTAAAAACTATAGCAATTACTGGATCTAATGGTAAAAGTACAATAGTAACACTACTTAACTATGTCTTAAACCAATTAGGTCATAAAAGCATTCTTACTGGTAATATTGGTATATCGCCACTTTCTAAGCTAGCAGATGAGTTTGATTTTTGTGTGATAGAATTATCAAGTTTTCAAATTGATTTATTACAAGAAGCAAGTTTTGCAATAGGGTGCGTGATTAATATTTCCCCAGATCATCTAGATAGATACAAAGATTTAGCCGAATACACTCAATCGAAGCTAAATTTAGCGAATTTTAGCAAAGATTTCATTATATATGATGTTGAGGGTAAAGGCTTAAAGTATACTGGAAAGTATACTTTAGTAGATAATAGTATCTACAACGGCTCTTCAAAGTTATTGGATACAACACAAACAAAATTGTATGGTCTACACAATTTAGAAAATATAGTAGTGGCACTCAACATCCTAGAAAAACTAAATGTAGATACCAATAAAGCTATTGAGATAATAAAAACTTTTAATGGTCTTGATCACCGCTGTAAATTTGTCGATAAGGTTAATCATGTTAGCTATATTAATGACTCTAAGGGAACAAATGTTGGTGCTACAATAGCAGCACTAAAGAGTATTACAGTTAGTAAAAATATTATTCTTCTATTGGGTGGCATCGCTAAGGGAGGTGATTTTACCTTGATGGAAGAGGTTTTACAAAAATTTGTGAAATTTGTAGTTATATACGGTAGGGATAAAGATTATATTAAACAGCAAATTAGTAACTACTGTGAGTATCAGCTTTATGATAACATGAAAGATGCCTTTGTTCTAGCACATCAAAAGTCTCAAAATGGTGATATAGTATTGTTATCTCCAGCATGTGCTAGTTTTGATGAATTTAGTGGTTATGCTGAACGTGGCAAAGTATTTGAAAAATTAGTTCTACAATTGAAACAGTAA
- the ftsW gene encoding putative lipid II flippase FtsW — MLYRLKLLLTKQNAKRERVRAKLEIDISLVFIMLGLLAFGWIMVTSASMVVALDDYNNPFFYSIRQGFFAIVSIFLFLLALLVPTKNYEKNFNAFFFIMLIVLVAVLVPGVGKSVNGARRWIPLVIINIQVAELAKLLAIIFFSGYVATNLEKMRNFKEGILVPITLLGCIAMLLLMQPDFGSTVVISICVLGMLFVAGSKVRWYGLLLVAMVTMAAMLVIISPYRMHRITGFLDPWENANGSGYQLVQALIGFGRGSWFGDGLGNGVQKQFFLPEAHTDFITSVIAEEIGIVGLMILLVVYLFIVLKAINIAKLAFELKRYYQAFLAYGVGFWMGFQVFVNVGVNTGILPTKGLTLPFISYGGSSLLIMCYTIGILLRIDFENKLLADTINPKYVYKKSKV, encoded by the coding sequence ATGCTCTATAGATTAAAGCTTTTATTAACAAAACAGAACGCAAAGAGAGAAAGAGTCAGAGCAAAACTTGAGATAGATATTTCCTTAGTTTTTATAATGCTAGGGTTACTTGCATTTGGTTGGATTATGGTAACTTCTGCATCAATGGTTGTTGCATTAGATGATTATAACAATCCTTTTTTCTATTCCATCCGACAAGGTTTCTTTGCTATTGTGTCGATATTTTTATTTTTATTAGCTTTACTAGTTCCTACAAAAAATTATGAGAAAAATTTTAACGCTTTCTTTTTTATAATGCTTATAGTGCTAGTAGCTGTATTAGTGCCTGGAGTTGGTAAAAGCGTTAATGGAGCAAGACGCTGGATTCCTTTGGTAATTATTAATATTCAAGTTGCAGAATTAGCTAAACTTTTAGCAATAATATTTTTCTCTGGGTATGTTGCTACAAACCTTGAGAAAATGAGAAATTTTAAAGAAGGTATCTTAGTACCTATAACTCTATTAGGTTGTATAGCGATGCTCTTACTCATGCAACCTGATTTTGGTTCAACAGTGGTTATATCAATTTGTGTTTTGGGGATGCTTTTTGTTGCTGGTAGTAAAGTACGATGGTATGGCTTACTTTTAGTGGCTATGGTAACTATGGCTGCTATGTTAGTGATTATCTCACCTTATCGTATGCATAGAATCACAGGTTTTTTAGATCCTTGGGAAAATGCCAACGGCTCAGGTTATCAGTTAGTTCAAGCACTTATTGGATTTGGTAGAGGAAGTTGGTTTGGTGATGGGCTAGGAAATGGTGTACAAAAGCAGTTTTTTTTACCAGAAGCTCATACGGACTTTATTACATCAGTTATAGCTGAAGAGATAGGCATAGTTGGTCTAATGATATTATTGGTGGTGTATTTGTTTATAGTTTTAAAAGCTATTAATATTGCTAAATTAGCATTTGAATTAAAAAGATATTATCAAGCATTTTTAGCATATGGCGTAGGCTTTTGGATGGGTTTTCAGGTATTTGTAAATGTAGGAGTTAATACAGGAATATTGCCCACAAAAGGCTTAACGTTACCGTTTATAAGTTACGGTGGTAGTAGTTTGTTGATTATGTGTTACACAATAGGTATTTTGCTTAGAATTGACTTTGAAAACAAGCTTTTAGCAGATACTATAAACCCAAAGTATGTTTATAAAAAAAGTAAAGTTTAG